From Humisphaera borealis, the proteins below share one genomic window:
- a CDS encoding arylsulfatase, with translation MRVRAILIAIAVTVGVAIGKSSSATAASAVPPNIVFILADDLGYGDLSCFGQTKFRTPNIDRIAAEGIKLTTHYSGAAVCAPSRCALMTGLHNGHGPIRENRQWKPQVSEGQWPLPADAVVIPKLLKAMGYTTGAFGKWGLGAPASSGEPLKQGIDRFFGYNCQAVAHNFYPTQLWDNDKTIALNNPRFPAHQKLPETANIKDPATYAGFRGNQYAPDLIGEQALKFIRDNKERPFFLFYPTTVPHLALQVPEESVKPFEGKFPEEPYPGGRGYLPNRTPRATYAAMVTRMDREVGRVMDLVKELGLDDNTIFIFTSDNGPLYDQLGGTDTDFFNSAHAFRGRKGSLYEGGVRVPCVVRWKGKIAPGVESARVTGFEDWMPTLLELVGAADKTPPNVDGVSFAPTLLGKSQPPRPFLYRETPGYGGQQSVRVGDWKAVRQKLNPGPKAKLQPIATELYDLSKDPSETTDVAAQHPEVLARMVALLKEQHTKSDLFPIRALDD, from the coding sequence CGGACGACCTCGGGTATGGGGACCTGAGTTGTTTCGGCCAGACAAAGTTCCGGACGCCCAACATCGATCGCATTGCCGCCGAAGGGATCAAGCTGACCACACATTACTCGGGGGCCGCGGTCTGTGCGCCCTCCCGTTGTGCGTTGATGACCGGACTGCACAACGGCCACGGGCCTATCCGGGAGAATCGTCAGTGGAAGCCGCAGGTATCGGAGGGACAGTGGCCGTTGCCGGCTGATGCCGTCGTCATTCCGAAACTACTGAAGGCGATGGGTTACACGACCGGGGCTTTCGGCAAGTGGGGCCTGGGTGCTCCGGCATCGTCTGGCGAGCCGCTGAAGCAGGGGATCGACCGGTTTTTCGGATACAACTGTCAGGCCGTCGCCCACAACTTCTACCCCACGCAGCTTTGGGACAACGACAAAACGATCGCGCTGAACAACCCGAGGTTTCCTGCCCACCAGAAGCTTCCTGAGACGGCGAACATCAAAGACCCCGCCACTTACGCGGGCTTTCGGGGAAATCAGTATGCGCCCGATCTGATCGGCGAACAGGCACTCAAGTTCATCCGCGACAACAAGGAGCGGCCGTTCTTTCTGTTTTATCCGACGACGGTCCCCCACCTGGCGTTGCAGGTGCCTGAAGAGTCGGTCAAACCGTTCGAGGGAAAGTTCCCGGAAGAGCCCTATCCGGGCGGACGTGGTTACCTACCGAACCGCACGCCGCGAGCCACCTACGCCGCCATGGTCACCCGGATGGATCGTGAGGTCGGGCGGGTTATGGACTTGGTCAAAGAGCTGGGGCTGGACGACAACACGATTTTCATCTTTACCTCGGACAACGGTCCGCTGTACGACCAACTGGGCGGAACCGACACCGATTTCTTCAACAGCGCGCATGCCTTTCGCGGCCGAAAAGGGTCGCTGTACGAAGGCGGGGTTCGCGTGCCCTGTGTGGTGCGTTGGAAGGGAAAGATAGCGCCGGGTGTAGAGTCGGCAAGAGTAACGGGTTTTGAAGACTGGATGCCGACCCTGCTTGAACTGGTCGGTGCCGCCGACAAGACGCCGCCCAACGTCGATGGCGTCAGCTTCGCCCCTACGTTGCTCGGCAAGTCCCAGCCTCCTCGACCGTTCCTATACCGCGAGACGCCAGGCTATGGCGGGCAGCAGTCTGTTCGTGTCGGCGACTGGAAGGCCGTTCGCCAGAAGCTCAATCCGGGTCCCAAGGCGAAGTTGCAGCCGATCGCCACGGAGCTCTACGACTTGTCGAAAGACCCCAGTGAGACAACCGACGTTGCTGCACAGCATCCAGAGGTCCTTGCCAGGATGGTCGCACTGCTGAAGGAGCAGCACACCAAGTCGGACCTCTTCCCCATCCGGGCATTGGACGACTAA